One Lucilia cuprina isolate Lc7/37 chromosome 4, ASM2204524v1, whole genome shotgun sequence DNA segment encodes these proteins:
- the LOC111687260 gene encoding arrestin domain-containing protein 3 — protein MENERLRITLDNPNKLYIAGQTIKGEIWFNLTKRTKIRAIKVQITGKGKCKWMEILRKNSNSNNETTRSLFYSSKEIYAHNEIPLSVFEPRGIELSPGEHTFDFAMPLDLFLPSSFKGSHGSIKYKLRILIQRPWSFDERHSIPINVMKNMPLPPVYRLNPTPLEKQITKTISLFGTRPISMLALLPEDFAVRGEPLRICVTVTNNSTTNVEKLRFCVLQYITYYSHVPLRVQKMEIIPIAHKETGSVHKKSERSFAHELLIPEMAQPTDDALSGVINITYELRVEAVLRGFFKNLVLNMPFKMYTNETEAAVRLAPNLPHPPMPPEQSNGAGNPFEQSSNSIAMYPPLDTSIGSPSHSSQYSSESSSLHSTTSDSSAATLSPAVGGTALSYTSGSSSQFNSPSNRASLRSNSNVPYMPYSSSPMMINSYPPPAGNMPPYPLSDSPQYSLMQQHPHQGTPTPPPPMNNLNRSSMMSSHYASVTSSTYMSMRPQPGAHELPPSYEELFGNATAPPETPK, from the exons CTATTAAAGTCCAAATCACTGGGAAAGGCAAATGTAAATGGATGGAAATATTACGTAAAAATTCCAATTCGAATAATGAAACTACACGCAGTCTTTTTTATTCGAGCAAAGAAATTTATGCACACAATGAAATACCTTTATCGGTATTTGAACCTCGTGGCATTGAACTAAGTCCCGGTGAACACACTTTTGACTTTGCCATGCCATTAGATCTATTTCTTCCGTCAAGTTTTAAGGGCAGTCACGGTTCAATTAAGTATAAACTACGTATACTCATACAAAGACCCTGGTCATTTGATGAACGCCATTCGATACCAATAaatgttatgaaaaatatgcctTTACCACCGGTGTATCGGTTAAATCCCACACCATtggaaaaacaaattacaaaaactatAAGTCTATTTGGTACACGTCCCATTAGTATGTTGGCGTTACTTCCCGAAGACTTTGCGGTGAGAGGGGAACCATTACGTATATGTGTGACGGTGACAAATAACAGCACTACCAATGTGGAGAAATTACGTTTTTGTGTACTGCAATATATAACCTATTACAGTCATGTACCCTTGAGGGtacaaaaaatggaaattattcCCATAGCGCATAAGGAAACGGGTTCGGTGCACAAGAAAAGTGAACGTTCATTTGCCCATGAACTACTAATACCGGAAATGGCCCAGCCTACAGATGACGCGCTATCGGGGGTTATTAATATAACCTATGAATTGCGTGTTGAAGCGGTTTTAAGaggtttctttaaaaatctcGTTCTTAATATGCcttttaaaatgtatacaaatgaGACTGAAGCAGCTGTACGTTTAGCGCCCAACTTACCTCATCCACCTATGCCGCCGGAACAAAGCAACGGTGCTGGCAATCCTTTTGAACAGTCTTCCAATTCTATAGCTATGTATCCACCTTTAGATACATCCATCGGTTCTCCATCTCATTCATCACAGTATAGCAGCGAATCGAGTTCTTTGCACTCCACTACTTCTGATTCTTCAGCAGCCACTTTAAGCCCTGCTGTAGGTGGTACGGCGCTTTCTTACACTTCGGGTTCATCGTCACAATTTAATAGTCCCTCTAATCGTGCTAGTCTTCGCAGTAATTCCAATGTACCATATATGCCTTATTCAAGTAGTCCGATGATGATTAATTCATATCCACCACCAGCAGGAAATATGCCACCATATCCACTATCTGATTCACCACAATACTCACTAATGCAACAGCATCCACATCAGGGTACGCCGACACCACCGCCACCAATGAATAATTTAAATCGAAGTTCAATGATGTCATCGCATTATGCCTCGGTAACGTCATCGACGTATATGTCAATGCGACCACAGCCGGGAGCCCATGAATTGC ctCCTTCCTATGAAGAATTATTTGGCAATGCTACCGCTCCACCGGAGACGCCCAAATGA
- the LOC111687259 gene encoding tetratricopeptide repeat protein 14 homolog: protein MDSGLIKKALCFHGKPMQKIWDDERGAGDLQKIGVPEDGNYAIYMDRQKYFTFQDRAKRLKLHQFLARKSLDLYDKDLSKSCLKTIKSKEEVEKAQQFVVEVPPYELFIVKHQDKVKRHILESIMPGDIIYASIQRLKLPSTKMNAIKLSLNSLCTSAPNCKLLHEYKLKAQVPAHLYEPIIPDKTIKTRSSDLEYLRCEAIESSVDADRLTLSLLPTAAKNKNIKLGLISYEELPQLYRKISENSLEKFEECLKKAKEFENPNYEVLYTINGLDINDNFSLMNNLKHDFPPQEYAKELRQVQASKWAFRSVAEGIEYFKVGQHVEAFQCLNKALNIDPRNVEGLVARGALYANKGSFLKAVEDFEKALKLNAYHVNARKYMGETLVALGRSYEEDNRIQEAAKAYRDCLNIIPNHEQARLSLEAIQQRTGASVEPLVAPAPPTLSEKTLEQQINDFENQITAIESSSNEEETSEGSSESETEGSDDRTHKERSLSPLSKKMAMHRVALEAGQKPQGQFNQPYMQQTNKKPINLPVIPNEFKLDDDDTESRVHKLLQKAMKHKKEKKKSKKSKKSKKSKKDSKSPSSILEKINFQEAYNILGGGLKIESTLNDNLKTYEQTIQEIRKRQELLEQSTSMTASTSAAAGLTSYKRRGGEQRQRSETPPPPPLKPSLPTASTYVYKSINFGKNNYTPAVSKPPTVEQPKFSFQIKKPVKVDKFGLIRLATPALQNSPTPSPPRTKRMSRSPHYRKRNRSRSRSSSRNRGGSSRRRDTRSRSRSRSRSRGYRGASGDRPRYRRHRSFSSNSRSRSRSRSNSRYRGRRYTSRGKSRSSRRSPSPFVPRGTPSPNTRYRRSRSPRFHRRSPARGRGRFSRSPFRRQGPPPRFGNRSWKRPDFKPRVPAAVGETTASSSDSKWLHDKFEDKNDGPSIEEIDEIISKAQKERKQDIINRDKNILKKTNNW from the exons ATGGACagtggtttaattaaaaaagctttatgcTTTCATGGCAAACCCATGCAAAAGATATGGGATGATGAAAGGGGAGCTGgagatttacaaaaaataggTGTGCCTGAAGATGGCAACTATGCTATCTATATGGATAGGCAAAAGTATTTCACTTTTCAGGATAGAGCCAAACGTTTAAAATTGCATCAGTTTTTGGCACGTAAATCCTTGGATTTATATGATAAAGATTTGAGTAAATCTTGCTTAAAGACCATAAAATCCAAGGAGGAAGTTGAGAAGG CTCAACAATTTGTGGTGGAGGTACCACCTTACGAGTTGTTTATTGTCAAGCATCAGGATAAGGTTAAACGTCATATTTTGGAATCTATTATGCCGGGAGATATTATTTATGCTTCCATACAACGTTTAAAATTGCCTAGCACTAAAATGAATGCCATCAAACTCAGTCTTAATTCCTTGTGTACATCAGCGCCAAATTGTAAACTTTTGCATGAATATAAGTTAAAG GCCCAAGTTCCTGCACACCTATATGAACCTATTATACCGGATAAAACGATTAAAACACGTAGCTCGGATTTAGAATATTTACGTTGTGAGGCCATTGAATCATCTGTAGATGCGGACCGTTTAACTTTGAGTCTCTTGccaacagcagcaaaaaataaaaatattaaattaggcCTAATAAGTTATGAGGAATTACCGCAACTATATcg taaaatatcagaaaattctttagaaaaatttgaagaatGTTTGAAAAAAGCCAAAGAATTTGAAAATCCCAACTATGAGGTACTTTACACCATAAATGGTTTGGATATCAATGATAATTTCTCTTTGatgaacaatttaaaacatGATTTTCCACCACAAGAATATGCCAAAGAACTGAGACAAGTTCAAGCTAGTAAATGGGCTTTTAG ATCTGTGGCTGAGGGTATAGAATACTTTAAAGTGGGCCAACATGTGGAAGCGTTTCAATGTCTTAATAAGGCCCTCAATATAGATCCACGTAATGTGGAAGGTTTGGTAGCCAGAGGAGCTTTATATGCCAATAAGGGTTCATTTTTAAAGGCTGtagaagattttgaaaaagctCTTAAACTAAATGCTTATCATGTTAATGCACGTAAATATATGGGTGAAACATTAGTGGCATTGGGTCGTAGTTATGAGGAAGATAATCGCATACAGGAGGCAGCTAAAGCCTATAGagattgtttaaatataataccAAATCATGAACAAGCAAGACTTTCTCTAGAAGCCATACAGCAGCGTACTGGTGCCAGCGTAGAGCCACTAGTAGCGCCAGCACCACCAACTCTTAGTGAAAAAACTTTGGAACAACAAATAAATG attttgaaaatcaaataaCTGCCATAGAATCTTCTAGCAATGAAGAAGAGACCTCTGAAGGCTCTTCTGAATCGGAAACTGAAGGCTCAG ATGATCGTACTCATAAAGAACGTTCACTATCacctttaagtaaaaaaatggcCATGCATAGAGTGGCTTTAGAAGCGGGTCAGAAGCCCCAAGGACAATTTAATCAACCCTATATGCAACAAACTAATAAGAAACCTATAAATTTGCCTGTTATACCAAACGAATTTAAG CTGGACGATGATGATACAGAATCTAGAGTCCATAAACTCTTGCAAAAGGCCATGAaacataaaaaggaaaaaaagaaatcgaaaaaatccaagaaatcaaaaaaatctaaaaaggaTTCCAAATCACCTTCTTcaatattggaaaaaattaactttCAAGAGGCCTACAA cattttgggtggtggtttaaaaattgaaagcACTCTAAATGACAACCTCAAAACATATGAACAAACTATACAAGAGATACGCAAACGGCAAGAACTGCTAGAACAATCGACATCAATGACAGCATCTACATCAGCGGCTGCTGGCTTAACTTCTTATAAACGTAGAGGAGGAGAACAACGCCAGAGATCGGAAACACCACCGCCGCCTCCTCTAAAACCCAGTTTGCCTACAGCCTCAACTTATGTCTATAAATCCAtaaattttggcaaaaataattatactcCCGCTGTCTCAAAGCCGCCAACCGTAGAACAacctaaattttcatttcagaTTAAGAAACCAGTTAAAGTGGATAAATTTGGTCTTATACGTTTAGCTACACCAGCTTTACAAAACAGTCCCACACCCTCACCACCCAGAACAAAAAGAATGTCACGTTCGCCACACTATCGCAAACGAAATCGTAGTCGTAGCCGTAGTAGTAGTCGTAATCGTGGTGGTAGTAGCAGGAGACGTGATACACGTTCCCGCTCACGATCACGTTCTCGCAGTCGTGGCTATAGAGGTGCTAGTGGCGACAGACCCAGATATCGTCGCCATCGTAGTTTCTCTTCCAATTCTCGTTCTAGATCACGTTCTAGATCGAATTCTCGTTATCGCGGTCGTAGATATACTTCTCGCGGCAAATCACGTTCCTCACGCCGTTCACCTTCACCCTTTGTGCCACGTGGCACTCCCTCACCCAACACCCGTTACAGACGTTCACGTTCTCCACGTTTCCATAGACGTTCTCCCGCTCGTGGTCGTGGTCGTTTTTCACGCAGTCCTTTTCGTCGTCAAGGACCTCCTCCACGATTTGGTAATCGCAGTTGGAAACGTCCCGATTTTAAACCACGTGTTCCAGCTGCTGTTGGTGAAACTACAGCTTCATCGTCGGACTCTAAGTGGTTACACGATAAATTTGAGGATAAAAATGATGGACCCTCTATTGAGGAAATTGATGAGATTATAAGTAAGGCACAAAAGGAACGTAAACAGGATATAATTAATCGTGATAAGAATATATTGAAAAAGACTAACAATTGGTAA